The sequence below is a genomic window from Lolium perenne isolate Kyuss_39 chromosome 7, Kyuss_2.0, whole genome shotgun sequence.
CAGAAGGACCAGTCAGGCCAGAGGATGGCGACCTCCTTGTCCACGTCCTTGCAGTAGCGGAacagcggcggcgcggcggaagGGTCGTCGTGGAAGTCGGCGGCGCGCACCCTGATGACGTCGCCCGTGGCGAACATCATGTCGACGTCCGGGACGCGGCCGGGGTAGCGTGCAAGCAGCTGCAGGATGCCCCACTCGGTGAAGACGTCTCGCGTCTGGTACGACGGGCGGTACTTCTCTACGTAGGCGCGCCCGGACACCACCACCAGCCGGAGCTCGGCGTGGCGCTGGGCGCGCTCCACGGCGTCGCGCGTGATCCCGGCTGTGCGCCACGGCTCGAGGTCCGTGTGGATATGCCGAAAGTAGTCCGGGCACCATGGCGGCGGCACTCCCGGAGACGATGACGACGGTGAGGGTTCTGGCGCTAGTGATGCACCCCTGCGGCACAGAGCCGGGCCCGACGTGCCGTTGGCGTCGCAGCTGAAGGGTATTGGTATGAGGTGCGCCGTGGATGAGCGGGCGCGGAAGTGACAACCACGCCGGCTGACGCTGCCGCTGCTGGTGCCCGCCAGGAAAGAATAATACTGTTGGGTTCGTGATGATGCATAAGAGCTAATTAATCAGTACGCACTAGTTTGATCATGGGTTCTTACAGTGCAAACATAAGAACATGTACTCACGTCAGCGTCGAGGTGGATCCATTTGGTTCTGACGAGGAAAGCCAAAAACACAATGGTGCCGATGACTACTCCAACGCCGCCGCACGTGGATGTGTTCCGGCATGGCTTCGTCGTGGGAGATGGCGACGGCTGATGCTCGACCGCCGGATCGTCGACCATCTCGGCCCCAGCTGGACGAGACGGCGGCGCCATCGCTGCCTTCTCTTCCTCGTCGTCTGCTGTGCTGAAACGCTTCATCCAAC
It includes:
- the LOC127311994 gene encoding uncharacterized protein; protein product: MKRFSTADDEEEKAAMAPPSRPAGAEMVDDPAVEHQPSPSPTTKPCRNTSTCGGVGVVIGTIVFLAFLVRTKWIHLDADYYSFLAGTSSGSVSRRGCHFRARSSTAHLIPIPFSCDANGTSGPALCRRGASLAPEPSPSSSSPGVPPPWCPDYFRHIHTDLEPWRTAGITRDAVERAQRHAELRLVVVSGRAYVEKYRPSYQTRDVFTEWGILQLLARYPGRVPDVDMMFATGDVIRVRAADFHDDPSAAPPLFRYCKDVDKEVAILWPDWSFWGWSEVNIRPWAPLIEEVGRENARLPWQEREPYAFWKGNPGVSEARRDLFRCNNDSAAGKDWNARLFAQNWAAAVRNGFKDSSLAKQCRYRYKIYVAGRAWSVSEKYILACDSPMLALDTPYRDFFSRGLVAGKHYWPIDLADKCRAIKFAVDWGNAHPEEARRMGQEGSGFAREEMDMEVVYEYMLHVLTQYAALLRYKPTVPEKAVELCPESMACPRRGREWDFMMESREKYVATCEPCTLPPPFTADEVLDKAVRDDGVRSKLLHKMDRD